From Pleuronectes platessa chromosome 17, fPlePla1.1, whole genome shotgun sequence, one genomic window encodes:
- the LOC128460398 gene encoding uncharacterized protein LOC128460398 isoform X2 has protein sequence MQLAHDDRGDMSLRGSDPQEVNPTLHFLLRTEKQRRERRRMDEIKRIKMSLHLLLVLIPFTVLDAQYSKIIIRAGAEVTLSCDNVREDHVNCGANEWIFTDSEGTRGGNLFVNRQLDTSKISKSKADRLRLAANCSLVISEVTAEEAGDYNCRESDLATQPFLGSLVDLSVVNVTEQKRSDEVTLSCSVSPCSNCDLTVKWLFMNKDVTENNKDLKTSQSHRSATVSFSKSHFDQKIKNYSSLTCKVKDGYKEEKFSFIPPSSGKNEPAPGNNEMTTDWWRYIRLVVGFATIVILVVILIRWRRNKIQGGDVAVAFSTVEAPSSSTGPSADPSSLYANVTFIQ, from the exons ATGCAACTAGCACATGACGACAGAGGAGACATGTCACTGAGGGGAAGTGATCCACAGGAAGTAAACCCCACATTGCACTTTTTACTAAGAACCGAgaagcagagaagagagagaagaagaatggaTGAAATCAAACggattaaaatgtctttacatCTGCTACTGGTGCTGATTCCATTTACAG TGCTCGATGCCCAATATTCCAAAATCATcatcagagctggagctgaagtCACTTTGTCTTGTGACAACGTGAGAGAAGATCATGTGAACTGTGGAGCTAATGAGTGGATCTTCACTGATTCAGAGGGGACTAGAGGAGGAAACCTGTTTGTAAACAGGCAGCTCGACACATCTAAGATTTCCAAATCTAAAGCAGACAGACTACGTCTTGCTGCAAACTGTTCTCTGGTTATTAGTGAGGTCACAGCTGAAGAAGCTGGTGATTACAACTGCAGAGAGTCTGACCTGGCAACACAACCATTTTTAGGTAGTCTGGTTGATCTCTCTGTTGTCAACG TGACTGAGCAGAAGAGAAGTGATGAGGTGACGTTGAGCTGCTCTGTGTCACCATGTAGTAACTGTGACCTCACAGTGAAGTGGCTGTTTATGAATAAAGATgtgactgaaaacaacaaagaccTGAAGACATCACAGTCTCACCGCTCGGCCACTGTGAGCTTCTCAAAATCCCATTTTGATCAGAAGATAAAGAACTATAGCTCATTaacatgtaaagtgaaggaTGGTTACAAAGAGGAAAAGTTTTCCTTCATCCCTCCGTCatcag GAAAGAACGAACCAGCTCCAGGAAACAATGAGATGACAACAG ACTGGTGGAGGTACATTCGTCTGGTTGTGGGTTTTGCCACAATCGTGATATTGGTTGTGATTCTCATCAGATGGAGAAGAAACAAG ATCCAGGGTGGTGATGTTGCAGTGGCCTTCAGCACTGTGgaagctccctcctcttctactgGACCCTCAGCTGATCCCAGCAGCCTCTATGCCAACGTCACATTCATACAATAG
- the LOC128460398 gene encoding uncharacterized protein LOC128460398 isoform X1, with amino-acid sequence MQLAHDDRGDMSLRGSDPQEVNPTLHFLLRTEKQRRERRRMDEIKRIKMSLHLLLVLIPFTVLDAQYSKIIIRAGAEVTLSCDNVREDHVNCGANEWIFTDSEGTRGGNLFVNRQLDTSKISKSKADRLRLAANCSLVISEVTAEEAGDYNCRESDLATQPFLGSLVDLSVVNVTEQKRSDEVTLSCSVSPCSNCDLTVKWLFMNKDVTENNKDLKTSQSHRSATVSFSKSHFDQKIKNYSSLTCKVKDGYKEEKFSFIPPSSEGKNEPAPGNNEMTTDWWRYIRLVVGFATIVILVVILIRWRRNKIQGGDVAVAFSTVEAPSSSTGPSADPSSLYANVTFIQ; translated from the exons ATGCAACTAGCACATGACGACAGAGGAGACATGTCACTGAGGGGAAGTGATCCACAGGAAGTAAACCCCACATTGCACTTTTTACTAAGAACCGAgaagcagagaagagagagaagaagaatggaTGAAATCAAACggattaaaatgtctttacatCTGCTACTGGTGCTGATTCCATTTACAG TGCTCGATGCCCAATATTCCAAAATCATcatcagagctggagctgaagtCACTTTGTCTTGTGACAACGTGAGAGAAGATCATGTGAACTGTGGAGCTAATGAGTGGATCTTCACTGATTCAGAGGGGACTAGAGGAGGAAACCTGTTTGTAAACAGGCAGCTCGACACATCTAAGATTTCCAAATCTAAAGCAGACAGACTACGTCTTGCTGCAAACTGTTCTCTGGTTATTAGTGAGGTCACAGCTGAAGAAGCTGGTGATTACAACTGCAGAGAGTCTGACCTGGCAACACAACCATTTTTAGGTAGTCTGGTTGATCTCTCTGTTGTCAACG TGACTGAGCAGAAGAGAAGTGATGAGGTGACGTTGAGCTGCTCTGTGTCACCATGTAGTAACTGTGACCTCACAGTGAAGTGGCTGTTTATGAATAAAGATgtgactgaaaacaacaaagaccTGAAGACATCACAGTCTCACCGCTCGGCCACTGTGAGCTTCTCAAAATCCCATTTTGATCAGAAGATAAAGAACTATAGCTCATTaacatgtaaagtgaaggaTGGTTACAAAGAGGAAAAGTTTTCCTTCATCCCTCCGTCatcag aAGGAAAGAACGAACCAGCTCCAGGAAACAATGAGATGACAACAG ACTGGTGGAGGTACATTCGTCTGGTTGTGGGTTTTGCCACAATCGTGATATTGGTTGTGATTCTCATCAGATGGAGAAGAAACAAG ATCCAGGGTGGTGATGTTGCAGTGGCCTTCAGCACTGTGgaagctccctcctcttctactgGACCCTCAGCTGATCCCAGCAGCCTCTATGCCAACGTCACATTCATACAATAG